The Pseudomonas sp. MPC6 nucleotide sequence TCTTCGCCTTAACCGCCCGGCGACTTGATCTTCGTGCCGTTCTGCTCAAGCCCCGGCAACGTCTGGTCCTTGGGCGGGCTGGGCATTTCGATCGGCGGCAACAACGGCGGCCCGCCACTGCCGGACCCGGCCTTGGGCACGCTGATCGGGGTAATCTGCGGGTAGGGCGTCGGCGTTGCGGTGCCCGGCGACCCGGGCAATGGCCCGGGGCTGGTGGGAATGGTGGGTTGTTCCTGGGCCTGCACTGCAGTTATCGAGAGCGCGGCCAGGGCAATGACCGTTAGAATGGTGCGCTTCATCAATGGCTCCGTTGGCCTTGTAGTCTGTTTGCAGGCTACTCCCAACCGCCGCTGTTTGCCTGCCCCTGATTGCCGATTTTCCATCAAGAGTGCCCCAATGAAACGTTTCGTTCTGCTCGACACCACCCCGATTCCTGAAAATGGCGGTGCCTTGTGCCTGTTCGAATACGGCGAGGACTTTGTCATCAAGATCCAGGGGGGCGATGGCGGGCAGTTGATGAACACACGCATGCACGGTTCCGAAGACGCCCTGGCCGAGATCCCGTGCCGCAAGGTGGCCGGCCGGCCGAACTCGCGGGTGTTGATCGGTGGCCTGGGCATGGGCTTCACCCTCGCCTCGGCCCTCAAGCATCTGGGCAAGACCGCTGAAGTGGTGGTCGCCGAACTGGTGCCCGGCGTCGTCGAATGGAACCGTGGGCCGCTGGGCGAGAAAGCCGGCAATCCGCTGCTCGATCCGCGCACGGTGATCCGCATGGAAGACGTGGCCAAGGTGCTGCAAACCGAGCCACAGGGCTTCGATGCGATCATGCTCGACGTCGACAACGGCCCCGAAGGCCTGACCCAGAAGGCCAACAGTTGGCTCTATTCCGCTGGAGGCCTGAGCGCCTGCGCCAAGGCCCTGCGCCCCAAAGGCGTGCTGGCGGTGTGGTCGGCCAGCGCTGACCGGCAGTTTTCCGACAAGCTGAAAAAGGCCGGTTTCAAGGCCGAGGAAGTGCAAGTCTTCGCCCATGGCAACAAAGGCACCCGCCACACCATCTGGATTGCCGAGAAGCTCAAGGCCTGAGCTAAACTGACCTCATAACCGTCATTAGTCTTTTTACAAAGGTGAACCCATGAGTTCGTCCACCCCAACCAATACATCGAAGCTGGACCGCATCCTCGCCGACAACCAGCGCGACAAGGAAATGGGTTACCGCGACAAGGCCCTGAAGATGTACCCGCACGTGTGCGGCCGCTGCGCCCGCGAGTTCTCTGGCAAGCGCCTGAGCGAACTGACCGTGCACCACCGCGACCACAACCACGACAACAATCCGCAGGACGGCTCGAACTGGGAATTGTTGTGCCTGTATTGCCACGACAATGAACACTCGCGATACACCGACCAGCAGTACTTTGGTGAAGGCTCGCTGAGCTCGCCGAAGATCGCCAAGGCGACGCATAACCCGTTTGCGGCGTTGGCCGGGTTGATGAAGAAAGACGAATAATCTTCAGCGCCTGAGCTGGCCTCTTCGCGAGCAAGCCCGCTCCCACATTGATCCGTGGTGACCACACTTATGATGTTCGCCGCAGATCCAGTGTGCGGGCTTGCTCGCGAAGGCAATCTCCTCGCCACCACAAGTCTCCAAACCGGACACCCCTCCCCCAATCCCCGTATAATCGCGCTTTTTCCCCGAAGGCACCCCGCTCGTGGCAGACAAACGGTACAGCTGCATAGGTTTGTATAACCCCAAATCACCGGAAAACGTCGGCTCGGTGATGCGCGCCGCCGGCTGTTATGGCGCCGCGTCGGTGTTCTACACCGGCAAGCGTTATGAACGCGCCGCAGACTTCGTCACCGACACCAAGCGCGTGCACTACGACATTCCGCTGATCGGCATCGACGACCTGAAGAAAATCCTGCCCCTGGGCTGCGTCCCGGTCGCGGTGGAACTGGTCGAAGGCGCCCGTTCGCTGCCCGAATACACCCACCCGGATCGCGCGCTGTACATCTTCGGCCCGGAAGACGGCTCGCTGGATCAAGAGATCCGCGACTGGTGCGAAGACGTGGTGTACATCCCGACCACCGGCTGCATGAACCTGGCGGCCACCGTCAATGTCGTGCTGTACGACCGCATGGCCAAGGGCCTGAACACCCGCTCGGGGCCGAAATTCCGCTGAATTGCTGTACATCCGATGGAACAAGCCGCCCGCCTCGGCAGTCAGCTTAATTATCTATTCTTGCAGCAGCCCATCCAGCCAGGAGACAGATCATGAGCGAACTCACACGCGTAGAACGCATCGAGTCCACCCCGTTCCAGACCCATTCCGACCATAACGTTCAGGGCTGGGAGCGCATCGGCTCCGTGGCCGGTGGCGTGGTGATGGTCAGCAAGGGCCTGCGTCGCGGCGGTGTGTTCGGATTGATTCAAGTGGCGATCGGCGGCGTGGCGCTGGCTCGCGGGATTACCGGGCACAGTTCGGTCAAGAGCCTGTTGGAGAAAAGCCGCCAGGACATGAATAACGTGCGGGCGAAAATCGAGCGGGCCGGGGAAGAGTTGGGGCGGTTGAAGGCGAATGCCGACGCGGCGACCAAGACGGCTACCGTGACCGGAAATGATTCGTTGAAGTCGCCTAAGACCGGGGTTTGACCCGGGATTTGATCCCGGATTTGATCCCGGATTTGTAGTGGGGCTTATGGCCTCTTCGCTGGCAAGCCAGCTCCTACAGTGATCTGTGCGGTTCACGAATCACTGTAGGAGCTGGCTTGCCAGCGAAGGCGATATTACTGAAGCAACTCGGTATCAAGAACCTTGGAAGACTCGCCAATCACGCTCTCGGCGAGCTGAACGAATTCCTTGGTGTCCACACCCTCCAGACGCATCGCCCCACGCAACACATCATCCAGCGAACGCTTGTTGCGGGTCTTCAGGCGAATTTCGCGATCCAGCTCCTGCAGCAACAACACCGCCTTCGAAACCTGTGTCGGGCTCATTTGCTCACCGCGCAACGTCGTGACTTTCTGGCCGTCCTTGACCAACTTGCGGTGCAAACTCTCGTAGCGCTCATCACTCATGCCACCCGCCCGGCGCACCAGTTCGATGGCGTAATACTCGGCAAAGCCTTCACTGATCCAGTCACTTCGCTGCCGGTCGTTGATCCGGCCGAATACCTGGGCCAATTCACGCACCACCGCGCTGCGGCCGCTTTCGCTGACCAGCGGCAAACGTGTGTTCAGGTAAATCGATTCGTGCGCCGCCAGGCTGCCGCGCCACATCGGGTCATTGGCACCGACGATCAGCAGCTTGGTGGGATGACGCGGGAACACTGCCTGCACTTGCGGCCAGACAAAAGTCAGCAACGTCAGCACGTCCATGCGACGCATGCCCTGGCCTCGGGGCGAAGCGACGGTGACTTCGGTTTCCCCCAATCGCGTGCGACGGCTGCCAAGGTGGCCGGCGAGCATCCAGCCCGTGGGCCGGTCGAACAATCGGGAGACGTTATCGATGCGAAAGGTGTTCTTGCCGATCCGCGGCCAGGCGGTTTCGACGCTTTTCCAGCCGCTGGGCAACTCGAATTCAAGGCGTGAAACCAGCTCGATGCCGTCCTGTTGATCGAGCCGGGCAGCCGGCACCAGATCGTCGCCACGCATCAACGCCCAGGTCGGGGTCATGCGAGTGTCGAAACTGCCGCTCTTGCGGCCATGGCTGATGCGCACGCGGTAGGTCAGGCTGGCCTTGTCGGCGGACGGAAGCCAGACACCGCGCATCGGCTTGCCGGGCGTCAGTTGCCATTGGCCGTCGGCCTTGAAATCGCTGTAGTGGCTGCCATCGCCCAGGTCGAAATCCAGACTGCGCACTGCCGAGCCTTGAGCCAGGGTCAGGCGGACTTCGGCCTGATCGCTTTGCGGCAACAGGCGCACGTGATAATCCAGATCGACCTTCTTCGCCGCCAACACCGGCAAACCCAGGGCCAACAGCCCAACGACCAACGCCAGCCGCAATCCTACAGCCATACACACTCCTTGGAGAAAACCTCAACCCGCCCGGAAAATCAGATGGTCTTCCCAATCCTCTTCGGCCACGCTGCCTTCGGCGAGCATGCGCCCGGATTGTGAAATTCGCTCGTGGTGCACGGCGTCGCGATCACCGCACACCAGGTGATGCCAGAGCGGCAGGTCCTTGCCCTCGCTGACCAGTCGATAACCGCAGGTCGGTGGCAGCCATTTGAACGTGTCGGCCTTGCCTGGCGTGAGCTGGATGCAGTCCGGCACGAAGTCGCGACGGTTGGGGTAATCGGTGCACTGGCAGGTTTTCAGGTCCAGCAGTTTGCAGGCAATGCGCGTGTAATAGACCGAGTTGTCTTCTTCATCTTCGAGCTTTTGCAGGCAGCACAGGCCGCAGCCGTCGCACAGCGATTCCCATTCCTGCGGATCGAGTTGATCGAGGGTTTTGCGCATCCAGAACGGTTCGACTTTAGCGGCCATGGTTCAACATCGACATCAGGTGGTGAAAAGGCCGCCAGTCTAGTGCCAAGGCCCTTGCGGGCCAAGCATTGGCGACTGCCGGTCGACAGGGCTTGTCAGTTTTTGCGCCGCGAAGTAGCTTTGCCAGTCGCCAGGAGCCAGACCCGCGTGCCATTAACGCTCGACCGCGTTGCATTCCGGCGAACTGCCCAGGCTCAAGAAAAACCTCAACGCTCAGCTCAACTGCGGCCGCAGGTTTCAGACGACCCTCACCTTCAACCGTAGCAAGGAACCTCTTGATGAGCGCTAATCCTCGCGTTGCCGACCACGCCATTCACCCACAATTCACCGATCGTTGGTCGCCCCGCGCCTTCACCGGCGAAACCATTCCTGTCGAGACCCTGCTGAGCTTCTTCGAAGCCGCACGCTGGGCGCCATCGGCCTACAACTCGCAACCCTGGCGGTTCCTCTACGCGCGTCGCGACACGCCGAACTGGGAGCGTTACCTGGGCTTGCTGAACGAGTTCAACCGCAGCTGGGCACAACACGCCTCGGCGCTGGTGATCGTAATCTCGAAAACCACCTTCATCGCGCCTGGCGCCACCGAAGAAACCCCGGCCCTGTGGCACACCTTCGACACCGGTTCGGCCTGGGGCCATCTGGCGCTGCAAGCGAGCATCAGCGGCTGGCACACCCACGGCATGGCCGGCTTCGATCAGGAACTGACCCGCAAGGTGCTGAATATTCCTGAGGGCTACGCCCTGCATGCGGCCGTGGCGATCGGCAAGTTGGGCGACAAGGCGAGCCTGGCGGAGTACCTGCAAGCGCGTGAAGCGCCGAGCCCGCGTCGTCCGTTGAACGAATTGGCGGCCGAAGGCGATTTCACCCTCTAAACCACACCGCCGCCCCCCTGTAGGAGCTGGCTTGCCAGCGAAGACGGCCTCAAGCCTTGCAGCGGCCATGAAAACGCCCTCGCCGGCAAGCCTGGCTCCTACAGGTTCAGCTTGCCAGTGAAGGCGGGCTCACGCCATGCAGCGGCCATACAACGCCTTCGCCGGCTAGCCGGCTCCTACAGGTTCATGGTGGTCTCAATACCCGCGATTGAAATCCACTTCCCCGCGCAACGCTTCGCCCGCCTCATACGCCCGCAGGTTCTCGACAAACAGCTTGACCATCATCGATGGCGAGGTCGGCGCCGAACTGTGCC carries:
- a CDS encoding RNA methyltransferase; the encoded protein is MADKRYSCIGLYNPKSPENVGSVMRAAGCYGAASVFYTGKRYERAADFVTDTKRVHYDIPLIGIDDLKKILPLGCVPVAVELVEGARSLPEYTHPDRALYIFGPEDGSLDQEIRDWCEDVVYIPTTGCMNLAATVNVVLYDRMAKGLNTRSGPKFR
- a CDS encoding DUF2892 domain-containing protein, producing the protein MSELTRVERIESTPFQTHSDHNVQGWERIGSVAGGVVMVSKGLRRGGVFGLIQVAIGGVALARGITGHSSVKSLLEKSRQDMNNVRAKIERAGEELGRLKANADAATKTATVTGNDSLKSPKTGV
- a CDS encoding YajD family HNH nuclease; amino-acid sequence: MSSSTPTNTSKLDRILADNQRDKEMGYRDKALKMYPHVCGRCAREFSGKRLSELTVHHRDHNHDNNPQDGSNWELLCLYCHDNEHSRYTDQQYFGEGSLSSPKIAKATHNPFAALAGLMKKDE
- a CDS encoding YcgN family cysteine cluster protein, whose product is MAAKVEPFWMRKTLDQLDPQEWESLCDGCGLCCLQKLEDEEDNSVYYTRIACKLLDLKTCQCTDYPNRRDFVPDCIQLTPGKADTFKWLPPTCGYRLVSEGKDLPLWHHLVCGDRDAVHHERISQSGRMLAEGSVAEEDWEDHLIFRAG
- a CDS encoding nitroreductase family protein codes for the protein MSANPRVADHAIHPQFTDRWSPRAFTGETIPVETLLSFFEAARWAPSAYNSQPWRFLYARRDTPNWERYLGLLNEFNRSWAQHASALVIVISKTTFIAPGATEETPALWHTFDTGSAWGHLALQASISGWHTHGMAGFDQELTRKVLNIPEGYALHAAVAIGKLGDKASLAEYLQAREAPSPRRPLNELAAEGDFTL